One window of Trinickia caryophylli genomic DNA carries:
- a CDS encoding class 1 fructose-bisphosphatase, which translates to MQDGRTTLSKFLIDTLDRQPSPVAAAGLSALLIDVAAAIKTISSALTRGALGGNYGSAQSVNTHGEEQKKLDIATNEIFVQHCEWDGLLAAMVSEEMETVYAIPSEYPRGEYLLAFDPLDGSSNIDINGVVGSIFSVLRCKEGKGDEAAFLRPGHEQVAAGYAIYGPSTMLVLSVGNGTHGFTLERDVGNFVLTHSDIRIPEDTSEFAINASNERFWEAPVRRYVQECKDGRTGCRGRDFNMRWIASMVAEVHRILMRGGVFMYPRDFKTPNMPGRLRLLYEANPMSFLIEQAGGAASTGRERLLDVVPGTLHERVPVILGSRVEVERIGRYHREFDRGEDKPFTSPLFQPRSLFLPEAPV; encoded by the coding sequence ATGCAGGACGGACGTACGACCCTATCGAAGTTTCTGATCGACACACTGGACCGGCAGCCGTCGCCGGTCGCGGCCGCCGGGCTTTCGGCGCTCTTGATCGACGTCGCCGCGGCGATCAAGACCATCTCTTCCGCGCTCACACGGGGTGCGCTCGGCGGTAATTACGGCTCTGCGCAATCGGTCAACACGCACGGCGAAGAGCAGAAGAAACTCGATATTGCAACCAACGAGATCTTCGTACAGCACTGCGAGTGGGACGGCCTGCTCGCGGCGATGGTCTCCGAGGAAATGGAGACTGTCTATGCGATCCCATCCGAGTACCCGCGCGGCGAATATCTGCTCGCGTTCGATCCGCTCGACGGCTCGTCGAACATCGACATCAACGGTGTGGTCGGCTCCATTTTCTCGGTCCTGCGCTGCAAGGAGGGCAAGGGCGACGAAGCGGCTTTCCTGCGGCCGGGCCATGAGCAGGTTGCGGCCGGGTATGCCATCTACGGACCGTCGACGATGCTGGTTCTCTCCGTGGGCAACGGCACGCACGGCTTCACGCTCGAGCGCGACGTCGGCAACTTCGTCCTTACTCATTCGGATATCCGCATTCCGGAGGACACGAGCGAATTCGCGATCAACGCGTCGAACGAGCGATTCTGGGAGGCACCGGTCCGGCGCTACGTTCAGGAGTGCAAGGATGGCCGCACCGGTTGCCGCGGGCGCGATTTCAACATGCGCTGGATCGCGTCGATGGTCGCGGAAGTGCATCGCATCCTGATGCGCGGCGGCGTATTCATGTACCCGCGCGACTTCAAGACGCCGAACATGCCGGGCCGCCTGCGCCTGCTTTACGAGGCGAACCCGATGAGTTTTCTGATCGAACAGGCCGGCGGGGCCGCGAGCACGGGGCGCGAGCGGCTGCTCGACGTGGTGCCGGGCACGCTGCACGAGCGCGTGCCCGTGATTCTCGGCTCGCGTGTCGAGGTGGAGCGCATCGGGCGCTACCACCGCGAGTTCGATCGTGGCGAAGACAAGCCGTTCACTTCGCCGCTCTTTCAGCCGCGCTCGCTCTTTCTGCCCGAAGCGCCGGTTTGA
- a CDS encoding DUF6513 domain-containing protein: MDHILFLTGRLAEPSLKRVLDGMAPTPFTWEIRELGLQVAALMTADMIRRRLPAPIAAQRVIVPGRCRGDLEALSAHYGIRIERGPEEVKDLPQFFGREARPVDLSRYDTAIFAEIVDAPRLGVDGIVARAKVYAAQGADVIDVGCLPETPFPHLEDAVAALKADGFRVSVDSMRSEELLRGGRAGADYLMSLNVDTLWIADEVAATPILVAREPGDTASLDAAIDAMSARGRAYLADPILDPIPFGLATSIARYVALRERYPDAPIMMGVGNVTELTEADTSGINAVLLGLAAELRVAAILTTSVSLHARRAVREADVARRVMHAAREAKVLPKGMGGALATVHDKRPFPYSRDEIDEFARGVRDPNFRVQVAEDGLHVYNRDGHWRETDPFALYPRLSFGDDAGHAFYMGVQLARAEIAWQLGKRFNQDQALDWGCALDQPEEDLGAYCAPGTTMKAQKE; encoded by the coding sequence ATGGACCATATCCTCTTCCTGACCGGGCGCCTTGCCGAGCCGAGCCTCAAGCGCGTGCTCGACGGCATGGCGCCCACGCCGTTCACCTGGGAAATCCGCGAACTCGGCCTGCAGGTGGCCGCGCTGATGACGGCCGACATGATCCGCAGGCGACTGCCCGCGCCCATCGCGGCCCAGCGCGTGATAGTGCCGGGCCGCTGCCGCGGCGATCTCGAGGCGTTGAGCGCGCATTACGGCATCCGAATCGAACGCGGCCCCGAGGAAGTCAAGGACCTGCCGCAGTTTTTCGGGCGCGAGGCCCGGCCCGTCGATCTGTCGCGCTACGACACGGCGATCTTCGCCGAGATCGTGGACGCGCCGCGGCTCGGCGTCGACGGAATCGTCGCGCGCGCGAAGGTCTATGCGGCGCAGGGTGCCGATGTCATCGATGTCGGCTGCCTGCCCGAAACGCCCTTTCCCCATCTCGAGGATGCCGTCGCGGCATTGAAGGCCGACGGATTTCGCGTCAGCGTCGATTCGATGCGCAGCGAGGAGCTGCTGCGCGGTGGGCGCGCAGGCGCCGATTATCTGATGAGCCTGAACGTCGATACGCTCTGGATCGCCGACGAAGTGGCGGCCACGCCGATCCTCGTCGCGCGCGAGCCGGGCGATACGGCGTCGCTCGACGCCGCGATCGACGCGATGAGCGCACGCGGGCGCGCCTATCTCGCCGATCCGATTCTCGATCCGATCCCGTTCGGCCTTGCCACCTCGATCGCACGTTACGTTGCGTTGCGCGAGCGCTACCCGGATGCACCGATCATGATGGGCGTCGGCAACGTCACCGAGCTGACCGAGGCCGATACGAGCGGCATCAACGCGGTGCTGCTCGGGCTCGCGGCCGAGCTGCGCGTCGCGGCGATCCTGACCACGTCGGTGAGCCTGCATGCGCGGCGCGCGGTGCGCGAAGCCGATGTCGCGCGGCGCGTCATGCATGCGGCGCGGGAGGCGAAGGTGCTGCCCAAAGGCATGGGCGGCGCGCTCGCGACCGTGCACGACAAACGGCCGTTTCCTTATAGCCGCGACGAAATCGACGAGTTCGCGCGCGGCGTGCGCGACCCGAATTTTCGGGTGCAGGTGGCCGAAGACGGCCTGCACGTCTATAACCGCGACGGACATTGGCGCGAGACCGATCCATTCGCGCTCTACCCGCGTCTTTCGTTCGGCGACGATGCGGGCCACGCGTTCTACATGGGCGTGCAGCTTGCGCGCGCCGAGATCGCCTGGCAGCTCGGCAAGCGCTTCAACCAGGACCAGGCGCTCGATTGGGGATGCGCGCTCGACCAGCCCGAGGAAGATCTCGGCGCTTATTGCGCGCCGGGCACCACGATGAAGGCTCAGAAAGAATAA
- a CDS encoding dihydroneopterin aldolase — protein sequence MDRIDSTRLSSTTSEPEPRYGGAPAEQSAAADALDIVFIEDFVGETVIGIDRSELDTPQPVRMNIAIGLPSLHACTTDRIEDTINYAAVREALHALLASHGVQLLEALAEQVAQLVLRDFGAHWVRVSLAKPAKFDDVRAVGVVIERRRGARRRDEPIWASLGAGLVPKRPN from the coding sequence ATGGACCGCATCGATTCGACCCGCCTTTCGAGCACGACTTCCGAGCCCGAGCCTCGCTACGGCGGAGCGCCCGCTGAGCAATCCGCTGCCGCGGATGCGCTCGATATCGTTTTCATCGAGGATTTCGTGGGCGAGACGGTGATCGGCATCGATCGCAGCGAACTCGATACGCCGCAGCCCGTGCGGATGAACATCGCGATCGGCCTGCCGTCGTTGCATGCCTGCACGACCGATCGCATCGAGGACACGATCAACTACGCTGCCGTGCGCGAAGCGCTGCATGCGCTTCTCGCCTCGCACGGCGTGCAATTGCTCGAGGCGCTCGCGGAGCAGGTGGCCCAACTCGTTCTCCGGGATTTCGGTGCGCACTGGGTGCGCGTCTCGCTCGCGAAGCCGGCAAAGTTCGACGACGTGCGCGCCGTGGGCGTCGTGATCGAGCGGCGGCGCGGTGCGCGGCGGCGCGACGAGCCGATTTGGGCTTCGCTCGGCGCGGGGCTCGTGCCGAAGCGGCCGAACTGA
- the tkt gene encoding transketolase codes for MNAAAEPSVSSSSATARMANALRMLAIDAVQQANSGHPGMPLGMAEIAVALWDRHLKHNPRNPHWPDRDRFVLSNGHGSMLLYALLHLTGYELPIDELQRFRQLHAKTPGHPEVGVTPGVETTTGPLGQGLANAVGMALAEALLAREFNRPGHRIVDHRTYAFVGDGCLMEGISQEAISLAGTLRLEKLAVLYDDNGISIDGHVEGWFADDTPGRFAACGWHVVRDVDGHDVEAVDRAIAEARGAGRPTLICCRTVIGRGAPTKAGTHDVHGAPLGAAEIAATRAALGWSHPPFAVPQDVHALWDATVRGAQAEAQWTQQFAAYREQYPREAAEFERRTRGALPESWEAARRMMVHTANDAAQSIATRKASQLAIEALAASLPELLGGSADLTGSNLTNWSSAKTVRVDASGLQGGNYLHYGVREFGMCAVMNGVALHRGYLPFGGTFLTFSDYARNALRMAALMKTRTVFVFTHDSIGLGEDGPTHQPIEHAASLRLVPGLDVWRPCDTVETVQAWASAVERAGPSCLLLSRQNLPFVARGAAQIEAIAQGGYVLRDWPQSDAARQSAQVRRVVLIATGSEVALALAALEPLAREGVAARVVSMPSTTVFDRQSAAYRDAVLPPGVPRVAVEAGVTGFWRQYVGLEGAVVGIDTFGESAPAGALFAHFGLTAQAVADAACRVAAP; via the coding sequence ATGAATGCCGCAGCTGAACCGTCCGTGTCTTCGTCGTCCGCAACCGCGCGCATGGCCAATGCGCTGCGCATGCTCGCCATCGACGCCGTGCAGCAGGCGAACTCGGGCCACCCGGGCATGCCGCTCGGCATGGCCGAGATCGCCGTTGCGCTGTGGGACCGACATCTGAAGCACAACCCGCGCAATCCGCACTGGCCCGATCGAGACCGCTTCGTACTCTCGAACGGTCATGGATCGATGTTGCTCTATGCCCTCCTGCATCTGACGGGCTATGAGTTGCCCATCGACGAACTGCAGCGTTTTCGGCAACTGCACGCCAAGACGCCGGGGCATCCCGAAGTGGGCGTTACACCCGGTGTCGAGACGACGACGGGGCCACTCGGTCAGGGGCTCGCGAATGCAGTCGGCATGGCGCTGGCCGAGGCGCTGCTCGCGCGTGAGTTCAATCGGCCCGGGCACCGCATCGTCGATCACCGCACGTACGCTTTCGTCGGCGATGGCTGTCTGATGGAAGGCATCTCGCAGGAGGCGATTTCGCTGGCGGGCACGCTGCGGCTCGAGAAGCTCGCCGTGCTCTACGACGACAACGGGATATCGATCGACGGCCATGTCGAGGGGTGGTTCGCCGACGATACGCCGGGGCGGTTTGCCGCGTGCGGCTGGCACGTGGTGCGCGACGTGGACGGCCATGACGTCGAGGCCGTCGACCGCGCGATTGCCGAAGCGCGCGGTGCCGGGCGGCCGACGCTCATCTGCTGCAGGACCGTGATCGGCCGTGGCGCACCGACCAAGGCCGGCACACATGACGTGCACGGCGCGCCGCTCGGTGCGGCCGAGATCGCGGCCACGCGCGCGGCGCTCGGCTGGTCGCATCCGCCGTTCGCCGTGCCGCAGGACGTGCATGCGCTGTGGGACGCGACGGTGCGCGGCGCGCAGGCCGAAGCGCAATGGACGCAGCAGTTTGCCGCCTATCGCGAGCAGTATCCGCGCGAGGCGGCCGAGTTCGAGCGGCGTACGCGCGGCGCGCTGCCCGAGAGCTGGGAGGCGGCGCGACGCATGATGGTCCATACGGCCAACGATGCCGCGCAGTCGATCGCCACGCGCAAGGCTTCGCAACTCGCGATCGAAGCGCTTGCGGCGAGCCTGCCGGAGTTGCTCGGCGGCTCGGCCGATCTCACGGGCTCGAACCTCACGAACTGGTCTTCGGCGAAAACCGTGCGCGTGGATGCCTCGGGCCTGCAGGGCGGCAACTATCTGCATTACGGCGTGCGCGAATTCGGCATGTGCGCGGTCATGAACGGCGTGGCGCTTCATCGCGGCTATCTGCCGTTCGGCGGTACGTTCCTCACGTTCTCGGACTATGCGCGCAACGCGCTGCGCATGGCCGCGCTGATGAAAACGCGCACGGTCTTCGTCTTCACGCACGATTCGATCGGCCTGGGCGAAGACGGTCCGACCCACCAGCCGATCGAGCACGCCGCAAGCCTGCGGCTCGTTCCCGGCCTCGATGTCTGGCGCCCCTGCGATACCGTGGAGACGGTTCAGGCGTGGGCCAGCGCGGTCGAGCGGGCGGGCCCGTCGTGCCTGCTGCTGAGCCGGCAGAACCTGCCGTTCGTCGCGCGCGGCGCGGCGCAGATCGAAGCGATCGCGCAAGGTGGCTACGTGTTGCGCGACTGGCCGCAGAGCGATGCCGCAAGGCAGAGCGCGCAGGTGAGGCGCGTCGTGCTGATCGCGACGGGCTCCGAAGTCGCGCTCGCACTCGCCGCACTCGAGCCGCTCGCCCGCGAGGGCGTCGCCGCGCGCGTCGTGTCGATGCCTTCGACGACGGTCTTCGATCGCCAGAGCGCCGCCTATCGCGATGCGGTGCTTCCGCCGGGCGTGCCGCGTGTGGCGGTGGAGGCGGGCGTGACGGGATTCTGGCGCCAGTACGTCGGGCTCGAGGGGGCCGTGGTCGGCATCGACACGTTCGGCGAATCGGCGCCGGCCGGCGCGCTCTTCGCGCACTTCGGGCTGACGGCACAGGCCGTGGCCGACGCGGCGTGCCGCGTCGCCGCCCCGTGA
- the cbbX gene encoding CbbX protein has product MTDLATLSPPETAADAAHRASPAPEAPPRAQSVDLAGLYRDSGIADVLDELDRDLVGLVPVKTRIREIAALLIVERARSQLDLASGAPTLHMCFSGNPGTGKTTVALRMAEVLHRLGYIRRNHLVSVTRDDLVGQYIGHTAPKTRDVLKRAMGGVLFIDEAYYLYRPENERDYGQEAIEILLQTMENQRDDLVVILAGYASRMETFFQSNPGFRSRIAHHIEFPDYEEPELVVIAERMLGAMHYEFDDGAREAFAEYVARRTRQPNFANARSVRNALDRARLRQARRIFAAALASGAPVSTDALKRIGAEDIRASRVFGDGEQADDEADQQAGGAGGAERPAHAGTSPPGRI; this is encoded by the coding sequence ATGACTGACCTTGCCACGCTGTCACCGCCCGAGACCGCTGCCGATGCCGCGCATCGCGCATCGCCGGCTCCCGAGGCGCCGCCGCGCGCGCAAAGCGTCGACCTGGCGGGACTCTATCGCGACTCCGGCATCGCCGACGTGCTCGACGAGCTCGATCGCGACCTCGTCGGCCTCGTGCCGGTCAAGACGCGCATTCGCGAGATCGCGGCGCTGCTCATCGTCGAGCGGGCCCGCTCGCAGCTCGATCTCGCGAGCGGGGCGCCCACGCTGCACATGTGCTTCTCGGGCAACCCCGGCACGGGCAAGACGACGGTGGCGTTGCGCATGGCCGAGGTGCTGCACCGGCTCGGCTATATCCGCCGCAATCACCTCGTGTCGGTCACGCGCGACGACCTCGTCGGCCAGTACATCGGGCATACGGCGCCGAAAACGCGCGACGTGCTCAAGCGCGCGATGGGCGGCGTGCTCTTCATCGACGAGGCGTATTACCTCTATCGCCCCGAGAACGAGCGCGACTACGGCCAGGAGGCCATCGAAATCCTGCTGCAGACGATGGAGAACCAGCGTGACGATCTGGTCGTGATCCTGGCTGGATACGCGTCGCGCATGGAGACTTTTTTTCAGAGCAACCCCGGATTCCGCTCGCGGATCGCGCATCACATCGAATTTCCCGATTACGAGGAGCCCGAGCTCGTCGTAATCGCCGAGCGGATGCTCGGGGCGATGCACTACGAGTTCGACGACGGCGCGCGCGAGGCGTTTGCCGAATACGTCGCGCGCCGCACGCGCCAGCCGAATTTCGCCAATGCGCGTTCCGTGCGCAACGCGCTCGATCGCGCGCGGCTGCGCCAGGCGCGGCGGATTTTCGCCGCCGCGCTGGCGAGCGGCGCCCCGGTATCGACCGACGCGTTGAAGCGCATCGGCGCGGAGGACATTCGTGCGAGCCGCGTCTTCGGCGACGGCGAGCAGGCGGACGACGAAGCGGACCAACAAGCAGGCGGAGCGGGCGGGGCCGAGCGGCCGGCGCACGCCGGAACGTCGCCGCCGGGAAGAATTTAG
- the fba gene encoding class II fructose-bisphosphate aldolase (catalyzes the reversible aldol condensation of dihydroxyacetonephosphate and glyceraldehyde 3-phosphate in the Calvin cycle, glycolysis, and/or gluconeogenesis), with product MAFIALRQLLDHAAEHGYGVPAFNINNMEQIHAIMEAAEATSSPVILQASAGARKYAGEPYLRHLVLAALEAHPDIPVVLHQDHGASPSVCQQAIRSGFTSVMMDGSLMPDQKTPASYEYNVEVSRRVADAAHAVGVSVEGELGCLGSLETGQAGEEDGVGAQGTLSHDALLTDPDEARAFVEATGVDALAIAIGTSHGAYKFTREPTGDILAIDRIARIHERIPNTHLVMHGSSSVPQAWLEVIREYGGEIPTTYGVPVEEIRRGIAHGVRKVNIDTDIRLAMTGAMRKTFAEARSEFDPRRALKAATAAAKSVCVERFEAFGCAGQGARIKPLPLEAMARRYH from the coding sequence ATGGCATTCATCGCTTTGCGTCAACTGCTGGACCACGCCGCCGAACACGGCTACGGCGTGCCCGCGTTCAACATCAACAACATGGAGCAGATCCACGCGATCATGGAGGCGGCCGAGGCCACGTCGAGCCCCGTCATCCTGCAGGCGTCCGCCGGCGCACGCAAGTATGCGGGCGAGCCCTATCTGCGCCATCTCGTGCTGGCCGCGCTCGAAGCGCATCCCGACATCCCCGTCGTGCTGCACCAGGATCATGGCGCGAGTCCATCGGTCTGCCAGCAGGCGATCCGCTCGGGATTCACGTCGGTCATGATGGACGGTTCGCTGATGCCCGATCAGAAGACGCCGGCCAGCTACGAGTACAACGTCGAGGTCAGCCGCCGCGTCGCGGATGCGGCGCATGCGGTCGGCGTATCGGTGGAGGGCGAACTCGGGTGCCTGGGCTCGCTCGAGACCGGGCAGGCAGGCGAGGAGGACGGCGTGGGTGCGCAAGGCACGCTCTCGCACGATGCGCTGCTGACCGACCCCGATGAAGCGCGCGCGTTCGTCGAGGCCACGGGCGTCGATGCGCTCGCGATCGCGATCGGCACCTCGCACGGCGCCTACAAGTTCACGCGCGAGCCGACCGGCGACATTCTCGCGATCGATCGCATCGCTCGGATTCACGAGCGCATTCCGAATACGCACCTCGTCATGCACGGCTCGTCGTCGGTGCCGCAGGCGTGGCTCGAGGTGATCCGCGAGTACGGCGGCGAGATACCGACCACCTACGGCGTGCCGGTGGAGGAGATCCGGCGCGGCATCGCGCACGGCGTGCGCAAGGTCAACATCGATACCGATATCCGGCTCGCGATGACGGGCGCGATGCGCAAGACGTTTGCCGAGGCGCGGTCCGAATTCGATCCGCGCCGTGCGCTGAAGGCGGCCACAGCCGCTGCGAAGAGCGTTTGCGTCGAGCGCTTCGAGGCATTCGGCTGCGCGGGCCAGGGCGCGCGCATCAAGCCGCTGCCGCTCGAGGCGATGGCCCGGCGCTATCACTGA
- a CDS encoding phosphoribulokinase has protein sequence MSVKHPIIAVTGSSGAGTTTVMKSFTHIFRREHINAQVVEGDAFHRYDRAGMREAMARHERDGFRNFSHFGPEANLLAELEGLFASYAESGAGRYRHYVHDEGESKLYGQEAGTFTPWKDVDAESDLLFYEGLHGAAVTDEVDIARHADLLVGVVPTINLEWIQKLHRDQTMRGYSHEAVVDTILRRMPDYVNYICPQFSRTHVNFQRVPTVDTSNPFIAREIPQPDESFVVIRFARPKGIDFQYLLTMLHDSFMSRPNVIVVPGGKMGLAMQLIFTPMILQLMDRRARA, from the coding sequence ATGTCCGTCAAGCATCCGATCATCGCCGTGACCGGCTCGAGCGGCGCCGGCACGACGACCGTCATGAAGAGCTTTACCCATATCTTTCGACGGGAGCACATCAACGCGCAGGTCGTCGAAGGCGACGCGTTTCACCGCTACGACCGCGCCGGCATGCGCGAGGCGATGGCCCGGCACGAGCGCGACGGCTTTCGAAACTTCAGCCATTTCGGTCCCGAGGCCAATCTGCTCGCGGAACTCGAGGGGTTGTTCGCGAGCTACGCCGAAAGCGGCGCGGGCCGTTATCGACATTACGTTCACGACGAAGGCGAGTCGAAGCTCTACGGCCAGGAGGCCGGCACCTTCACGCCCTGGAAAGACGTGGATGCCGAGAGCGATCTGCTTTTCTACGAGGGGCTGCACGGCGCGGCCGTGACCGACGAGGTCGACATTGCGCGTCATGCGGATCTGCTCGTGGGCGTCGTGCCGACCATCAACCTCGAGTGGATCCAAAAGCTGCATCGCGACCAGACGATGCGCGGCTACTCGCACGAGGCCGTGGTCGATACGATCCTGCGTCGCATGCCCGACTACGTGAACTACATCTGTCCGCAGTTCTCGCGCACGCATGTGAACTTCCAGCGCGTGCCGACCGTGGATACGTCGAATCCGTTCATCGCGCGCGAGATCCCGCAGCCCGACGAGAGCTTCGTCGTGATCCGCTTCGCGCGGCCGAAGGGCATCGACTTCCAGTATCTGCTGACGATGCTGCACGACTCTTTCATGTCGCGGCCGAACGTGATCGTCGTGCCGGGCGGAAAAATGGGGCTGGCGATGCAGCTCATCTTCACGCCGATGATTCTTCAATTGATGGACCGGCGCGCGCGTGCCTGA
- a CDS encoding flavoprotein, with protein MTREPVRQLTDFKPDARFAWCVTGSGHMLEESLALALQLPRTDLFLSRAGEEVLPLYGWPIARLRQHFRVIRDNSASGVPVGMLYHGLYHTVVIAPATSNTVAKCAFGISDTLPTNMYAQAGKQCIPGIVYACDTEPTVVTQSPNEWVELKPRAIELDNVARLARFEHTTLVTSLDELKTALDERLATLDLAWTISSS; from the coding sequence ATGACCCGAGAGCCCGTTCGCCAACTCACCGACTTCAAACCTGATGCACGTTTCGCCTGGTGCGTGACCGGCTCGGGTCACATGCTTGAGGAATCGCTCGCGCTCGCCTTGCAACTGCCGCGCACCGACCTCTTCCTCTCGCGCGCCGGCGAGGAAGTGCTGCCGCTTTACGGCTGGCCGATCGCGCGGCTGCGGCAGCATTTCCGCGTGATTCGCGACAACAGCGCGAGCGGCGTACCCGTCGGCATGCTCTATCACGGCCTCTATCACACGGTCGTCATCGCGCCGGCCACGAGCAACACCGTTGCCAAGTGCGCGTTCGGCATCTCCGATACCCTGCCCACGAACATGTATGCACAGGCCGGCAAACAGTGCATTCCAGGCATCGTCTACGCGTGCGATACGGAGCCGACCGTCGTCACGCAAAGCCCGAACGAATGGGTCGAACTGAAGCCGCGCGCGATCGAGCTCGACAACGTCGCGCGCCTCGCGCGCTTCGAGCACACGACGCTCGTCACCTCGCTCGATGAACTGAAGACGGCGCTCGACGAACGGCTCGCCACGCTCGACCTCGCATGGACCATATCCTCTTCCTGA
- a CDS encoding sigma-54-dependent Fis family transcriptional regulator, giving the protein MSLLADATSHVREVFNVVNHHLPSHPMSEPVTQSWARCLNDFKLDPGRFVTPPVLTDYELDARREAVSDLIACAKLEMTTLYQQLADPELAVVLVDAAGVIVHQVSSAPFAEAVAADGFRIGALWSEREAGTNGMGTCIAERDCIAVCQHEHFYARYTSLTCSAAPIFDDRGEIAGVLDVTSRSRLLQQHSLVLVGMSRQMIENRLLSARYRHVNMIQFHSRPEFVGTLHGGKLAVDDEGTILAANRSAAFQLGHRTLDELRGKRIDEAFNASIEDMIARSIRGSFHPITVYSANGTNRFFLVAQTPQNASATRTASTTRIPTPEPAATRRGGREASPAASRLDKIAHLEFGDPRMASQIQLAARVIQRKIPIVLRGQTGTGKEVFAQALHSISPLANGPFVPVNCASLPENLIESELFGYRAGAFTGAQREGRRGKIVQANGGTLFLDEIGDMPLALQARLLRVIEEHEVTPLGAETTVKVDFQLISASHRNLLELVQSGQFREDLYYRLKGIEINLPPLAERVDKLPLIHHLLETETDEPPELTPDAQRALLGYHWPGNIRQLRHVLQMAVALSDGQPIQLAHLPPEVLQGQPVAAQQPEAPARIESAPGMPHLTEDADISSLNAIQLNERETVLSMLDEYRWNVSNVAKALGISRNTLYRKMHRLHIRLSHDGCPPTLNA; this is encoded by the coding sequence ATGTCATTGCTCGCCGACGCCACCTCGCATGTCCGTGAAGTGTTCAACGTCGTCAATCACCACCTGCCGTCTCACCCGATGAGCGAGCCCGTGACTCAATCGTGGGCACGTTGCCTGAACGATTTCAAGCTGGACCCGGGCCGCTTCGTCACCCCGCCCGTGCTGACCGACTATGAACTCGACGCGCGGCGCGAGGCCGTGAGCGACCTGATCGCCTGCGCGAAGCTCGAAATGACGACGCTCTATCAACAGCTCGCAGACCCGGAGCTGGCCGTCGTGCTCGTCGATGCCGCAGGCGTGATCGTCCATCAGGTCTCCTCCGCGCCGTTCGCCGAGGCGGTGGCCGCCGACGGCTTTCGCATCGGCGCGCTCTGGAGCGAACGCGAGGCGGGCACGAACGGCATGGGCACCTGCATCGCCGAGCGCGACTGCATCGCCGTGTGCCAGCACGAGCATTTCTATGCGCGCTACACGTCGCTCACCTGCTCCGCCGCACCGATCTTCGACGATCGCGGCGAGATAGCGGGCGTGCTCGACGTGACGAGCCGCTCACGCCTGCTGCAGCAGCATTCGCTCGTGCTCGTGGGCATGTCGCGCCAGATGATCGAGAACCGTCTGCTGAGCGCGCGTTATCGGCACGTCAACATGATCCAGTTTCACAGCCGCCCGGAATTCGTCGGCACGCTGCACGGCGGCAAGCTCGCCGTCGACGACGAAGGCACGATCCTCGCCGCGAACCGCAGCGCGGCGTTCCAGCTCGGCCACCGCACGCTCGACGAGCTGCGCGGCAAACGCATCGACGAAGCGTTCAACGCGTCGATCGAGGACATGATCGCGCGCAGCATCCGCGGCTCGTTCCATCCGATCACGGTCTACAGCGCGAACGGCACGAACCGTTTCTTCCTGGTTGCGCAAACCCCGCAAAACGCGAGCGCCACACGTACGGCAAGCACGACGCGCATCCCGACACCCGAGCCCGCGGCCACGCGGCGCGGTGGGCGCGAGGCGAGCCCCGCGGCCAGCCGCCTCGACAAGATCGCGCACCTGGAATTCGGCGATCCGCGCATGGCTTCGCAGATCCAGCTCGCGGCGCGGGTGATCCAGCGCAAGATCCCGATCGTCCTGCGCGGCCAGACCGGCACAGGCAAGGAAGTGTTCGCGCAAGCGCTGCACAGCATCAGCCCGCTCGCCAACGGCCCGTTCGTCCCGGTGAACTGCGCGTCGCTGCCCGAGAACCTGATCGAAAGCGAGCTTTTCGGCTACCGGGCGGGCGCATTCACCGGCGCCCAGCGCGAGGGCCGGCGCGGCAAGATCGTGCAGGCCAACGGCGGCACGCTCTTTCTGGACGAAATCGGCGACATGCCGCTCGCGCTCCAGGCGCGCCTGCTGCGCGTGATCGAGGAGCACGAAGTGACGCCGCTCGGCGCGGAGACGACGGTCAAGGTCGATTTCCAGCTCATCAGCGCGAGCCACCGCAATCTGCTCGAACTCGTGCAGAGCGGCCAGTTCCGCGAGGATCTCTACTACCGCCTGAAGGGCATCGAGATCAATCTGCCGCCGCTCGCCGAACGCGTGGACAAGCTGCCGCTCATCCATCATCTGCTCGAAACCGAAACCGACGAGCCGCCCGAGCTCACGCCCGACGCGCAACGCGCGCTGCTCGGCTATCATTGGCCCGGCAACATCCGCCAGTTGCGCCACGTCCTGCAGATGGCGGTCGCGCTTTCCGACGGCCAGCCGATCCAGCTCGCGCACCTGCCCCCCGAAGTACTGCAGGGCCAGCCGGTCGCGGCGCAGCAGCCCGAGGCCCCGGCACGCATCGAATCGGCGCCGGGCATGCCGCACCTGACCGAGGACGCCGACATCTCTTCGCTCAACGCGATCCAGCTCAACGAGCGCGAAACGGTGCTCTCGATGCTGGACGAGTACCGATGGAACGTCAGCAACGTGGCCAAGGCGCTCGGCATCAGCCGCAACACGCTCTACCGCAAGATGCATCGCCTGCATATCCGGCTGTCGCACGACGGCTGCCCTCCGACCTTGAACGCATGA